Within the Clostridium scatologenes genome, the region GATAACAGTTTGGTGTAATTTATCTAATTATGAAGTATTGCAAGTCGATGCTGTGGCACAAAAATGGGCAAAGGAAAATAAAAAGAAAGTTAAAGTATATTCAGATAAAGGTGATAATAGAGCATTTATAGCAGCAGCAAAAGCTAAAATGGAGCCAGATATTCAATTTGGAGTTTCGCATGATAAAATGGATAAGTTAAACCATGAAAAACTTTTAGCAGAGCTTCCAAAAGGATTTTTAGATGAAAGTAAGTATACAAAATCATCTTTAAGCACAGTTACTTTTGATAAAAAATTGTATGGTGTACCTATATCAGTAGAGACTTATGCATTGTATTATAATAAAGATAAAGTAAAAAAATTGCCTGAAACTCTAGAAGAATTGATTGCAGAAGGAAAAGAGTTAGGCTTCGAATATGATATAAATAATTTTTATTTAAGTTTCCCATTTATACAAGTCAATGGTGGGTATATATTTAAGAATAACAATGGTAAATATGATATTAGAGATATAGGATTAAATAATGAAGGTGCTGTTAAAGGTTATTCTATAATTCAAGATATGGTGCAAAAATATAATTTGATGCCCAGTAATATTGATGGCATAACAGCAAGAAACAAATTTAAGGAAGGTAAAATAGCCTTTTATTTTAGTGCATCTTCAGATATAAGTGATATTAATACTTCTAATATTAATTATGCTGTAACGAAACTTCCTACTTACAATGGAAAACAAATGAATACTTTTGTTTCCTGTAAAGATGCTTTTGTAACAAGCAAAGCTAAGGATAATAAAGAAGTATGGGATTTATTAAAATATTTAATAGAAAAAACGCCAGAACCACTATATAAAACAGTAGGTAGATTGCCTGCTTTAAATCTTGACAATAGTATATCAGAAGTAAAGAATAACGATAAAGTGAAGATGTTTGTTAAACAGGCGGAATATGGTGAAGTGATACCAAATGTCACAGAAATACAAGCACTACAAGATAGTAATAAAATTTTTACACTCCTTACATCAGGTAAAATATCGGCAAAAGAGTGTGGAAATGAGATAGAGAATAAAATAAAAAAATTTATAGAAAAAGAAAAACAATAATAAATTAAACACTACAAACAAAAGATGACAAAAAAAAATTGATGTATTATAATGTAAATTGTGTATGATATAAATTAGTGTAAATGGTGAATTTAATCTAGGAGGTAACAAATGTCACAATTAAGAGATGAATTAATATTAAAATTAAAAAACAAAACAGCTAAACTTGGTGTTGTAGGATTAGGTTATGTAGGACTCCCTCTTGCAGTTGAAAAAGCTAAAGCTGGATATAATGTCATAGGATTTGATGTTCAAGATAAAAAAGTAGAAATGGTTAATAAAGGCGAAAACTATATAGGTGATATAGTAGATGCGGATTTGAAAAAACTAGTAGAAGATGGAAAGTTAAAAGCTACTACAGATTTCAGCTTTGTAAAAAATGTAGATGCTGTTTCAATAGCAGTACCAACACCATTAGATTTATATAAACAGCCAGATTTATCTTATGTTGTAAATTCGGCTAAAAGTGTTGCAAAATATTTACATAGAGGAATGCTTGTAGTTCTTGAAAGCACAACATATCCAGGAACTACTGATGAAGTGTTAAAACCAATTTTAGAAGAAAGTGGACTAAAGTGCGGAAAAGATTTCTTTTTAGCATTTTCACCAGAGAGAGTTGATCCAGGTAATAAACAATATAAAACTAAAAATACTCCAAAGGTAGTTGGCGGTTGTACAGTAGAATGTACTGAAGTAGCAGCTACTCTTTATAGAAATGTTTTACAAGGAGAAGTTTTTACAGTATCTTCACCAGCTGTAGCTGAGATGGAGAAAATACTTGAAAATACTTTTAGAAATATAAATATAGGTCTTGCAAATGAAATGGCTATATTATGTAATAGAATGGGAATAGATATATGGGAAGTAATAGAGGCTGCTAAGACTAAGCCATATGGATTTATGGCATTTTATCCAGGTCCAGGACTTGGTGGTCACTGTATACCACTAGATCCATTTTATTTGTCATGGAAAGCTAAAGAATTTGATTTCCATACTAAATTAATAGAAGCATCAGGAGATATAAATGATTCTATGCCAGCTTTTGTAGTGGATAATGCAATGAAGCTTTTAAATACTCAAAAGAAAGCAATGAATGGTGCTAATGTATTATTATTAGGTGTAGCATATAAAAATGATATTGATGATATGAGAGAATCACCAGCTCTTAAAGTTATAGAACACTTAGAAAAGAATGGTGCTAATGTAATGATAAATGATCCATATATTCCTAAATTTAAACATAATGGAAAAGAATATGTTTCAGTAGGTTGGGAAGAAGCAATAGAAACCGCTGATATTGTAATTATAACTACAAATCACAGTTGTTATGATTATGAAACAATAGTTGAAAAAGCTAAGTTGCTTTATGATACAAGAAATGCTACAAAAGATGTAAAGAATAATAGACAAAAAATTAATAAGCTATAAATAATATTTTCGGAAGGTAACAACCTTCCGAAAATATTATTTAAGCGATAGTTTAAATTATTAATGTAAATAAAAAATTAGGAGTGATGGAGTATGAAAACAATGAAGTTTGCAATTATAGGATGTGGAAGAATATCGTATAAGCATGTAGAAGCATTAATTGCTAATAAAGAAGAAGCTATTTTAGTGGCTACTTGTGATATTATAAAAGAAAAGGCAGAAGAAAAAAAGCAAGAATATATAGCAAAGTCAGCAAATGATGTTAAAGTATCTGTATATACAGATTATAAAGAAATGCTTGAAAAAGAAGAAATAGATGTAGTAACTGTAGCTACAGAAAGTGGATATCATCCAGAAATAGTTATGTACTGTATGAATAAGAAGAAGCATGTTATAGTTGAAAAACCAATGGCTTTATCTATAGAAGATGCTGATAATATGATAAAATGTGCAAAAGAAAATAATGTTAAATTGTGTGTAAGTCACCAGAATAGATTTAATGTGCCAATACAACAATTAAGAAAAGCTGTAGAAGAAAATAGATTTGGTAGACTTGTTAATGGAACTGCAAGAATACTTTGGAATAGAAATATGGGATATTATACTCAAGCTCCATGGAGAGGTACATGGGAACTTGATGGTGGTACTTTAATGAATCAGTGTATACATAATATAGATCTATTGCAGTGGATGATGGGTGGAGAAATTGATACTGTATATGCACAGTGTGATACATTTTTAAGAGATATAGAAGCAGAGGATTTTGGAGCAATAATTATAAGATTTAAAAATGGAGCTATAGGAATAATAGAGGGAAGTGCTTGTGTATATCCAAAGAATTTGGAAGAAACTTTAAGTATATTTGGAGAAAAAGGAACTGTAGCTATAGGTGGTCTTGCTGTAAATAAAATAGAAACTTGGAGATTTGAAGATAACAAAGATAATGAGGATGAAATATTAAAAGCTCAAGGTGCTGATCCAGATTCTGTTTATGGATTTGGACATAATCCATTATTTAAAGACATGATAGATGCCATAAATAATGATAGGGATCCTCTTGTAAGTGGTGAAGAAGGTAAAAAGGGTATGTCTATAATTCTTGCTGCATATAAATCAAGACTTACAGGAATGCCTGTTAAATTCCCAATGGAAAGTTTTTCAACTATGGAAATGGTGAATGTGGAAAAACTACACAGAAAATAGTATTTTAGAATGGAGAATAAAAATGGAAAACTATATATCAGATAAAGCTAAAATAGGTTCTAATGTGAACCTTGGTAGATTTGTAGTAATAGAAGATGACGTTATTTTGGGTGAAAACTGTATTATAGGGCATAATGTGATAATACATAAAGGTAGTAGGGTAGGAAATAATGTTAGAATAGATGATAATACAGTAGTAGGAAAACAACCTATGAGAGCCGTAAACAGTATATTTAAAGATGAAAAGGAGTTTCCAGGAGCGAAGATAGGAGAAGGATGCTTAATAGGAGCAGGAGTTATAGTTTACTGCGGATGTGAGATAGGAGAAAAAACTCTTATTGCAGACTTAGCTACTGTAAGAGAAAATGTAACTATAGGAAGCAAGACTATAATAGGAAGAGGAGTTGCTGTTGAAAACTTCTGTAAGGTTGGTTCGAATTGTAAATTAGAAACAAATGTTTATTTAACAGCATATTCTGAAGTTGAAGATAATGTATTTATAGCACCTGGAGTAGTAACTTCAAATGACAACTTTGCAGCTCGTTCAAAGGAAAGATACAATCATTTTAAGGGAGTTACTGTTAAGAAGGGTGGAAGGATTGGAGCCCAAGCTACAATATTGCCTGGAAAAATTATAAATGAAGATGCTTTTGTAGCTGCAGGAAGTGTAGTAACAAAAGATGTACAAAAGGAAATTATAGTGGCAGGAAATCCAGCTAAAGAGTTGAGAAAAGTGCCAGAAGATCAGCTACTTAAGAATCAATAAATAATGTATTATTAGGGAGGAAGCTTATGAAGATATTAACTGTTGTTGGAGCAAGACCACAGTTTATAAAAGCTGCTGCTGTTTCAAATATTATAAGAAAAGAGCATCAAGAAGTACTTGTTCATACTGGACAACATTATGATGAAAATATGTCTAAAGTTTTTTTTGATGAACTAAAAATACCAAAGCCAGATTATAATTTAGAAGTTGGTTCTGGTAATCATGGACATCAAACAGGTACTATGCTTATTAAACTTGAAGAAATATATCAAAAAGAAAACCCCGACTTAGTATTAGTTTATGGCGATACTAACTCTACATTAGCAGGGGCACTATGTGCAAGTAAGCTTTTAATTCCAGTAGCACATATAGAAGCAGGACTTAGAAGTTTTAATAAGAATATGCCAGAAGAACAAAATAGAATATTAACGGATCATATTTCTAAATATTTATTTGTTCCTACAATATCAGCTGTAAATAACTTAAATAATGAAGGAATTAAAAATAGTGTATATAATGTTGGTGATGTAATGTTTGATGCTGTTCTTAATTTTAAAAAATTAGCAAAGCAAAAAGATATAATTTTGGATCAAATAGGTGTTGAAAAAG harbors:
- a CDS encoding maltose ABC transporter substrate-binding protein; protein product: MEERNFFMKKYYKIVGLTLSIVLISLNFVGCTNLQSKNNDEITVWCNLSNYEVLQVDAVAQKWAKENKKKVKVYSDKGDNRAFIAAAKAKMEPDIQFGVSHDKMDKLNHEKLLAELPKGFLDESKYTKSSLSTVTFDKKLYGVPISVETYALYYNKDKVKKLPETLEELIAEGKELGFEYDINNFYLSFPFIQVNGGYIFKNNNGKYDIRDIGLNNEGAVKGYSIIQDMVQKYNLMPSNIDGITARNKFKEGKIAFYFSASSDISDINTSNINYAVTKLPTYNGKQMNTFVSCKDAFVTSKAKDNKEVWDLLKYLIEKTPEPLYKTVGRLPALNLDNSISEVKNNDKVKMFVKQAEYGEVIPNVTEIQALQDSNKIFTLLTSGKISAKECGNEIENKIKKFIEKEKQ
- a CDS encoding nucleotide sugar dehydrogenase, with product MSQLRDELILKLKNKTAKLGVVGLGYVGLPLAVEKAKAGYNVIGFDVQDKKVEMVNKGENYIGDIVDADLKKLVEDGKLKATTDFSFVKNVDAVSIAVPTPLDLYKQPDLSYVVNSAKSVAKYLHRGMLVVLESTTYPGTTDEVLKPILEESGLKCGKDFFLAFSPERVDPGNKQYKTKNTPKVVGGCTVECTEVAATLYRNVLQGEVFTVSSPAVAEMEKILENTFRNINIGLANEMAILCNRMGIDIWEVIEAAKTKPYGFMAFYPGPGLGGHCIPLDPFYLSWKAKEFDFHTKLIEASGDINDSMPAFVVDNAMKLLNTQKKAMNGANVLLLGVAYKNDIDDMRESPALKVIEHLEKNGANVMINDPYIPKFKHNGKEYVSVGWEEAIETADIVIITTNHSCYDYETIVEKAKLLYDTRNATKDVKNNRQKINKL
- a CDS encoding Gfo/Idh/MocA family protein, which produces MKTMKFAIIGCGRISYKHVEALIANKEEAILVATCDIIKEKAEEKKQEYIAKSANDVKVSVYTDYKEMLEKEEIDVVTVATESGYHPEIVMYCMNKKKHVIVEKPMALSIEDADNMIKCAKENNVKLCVSHQNRFNVPIQQLRKAVEENRFGRLVNGTARILWNRNMGYYTQAPWRGTWELDGGTLMNQCIHNIDLLQWMMGGEIDTVYAQCDTFLRDIEAEDFGAIIIRFKNGAIGIIEGSACVYPKNLEETLSIFGEKGTVAIGGLAVNKIETWRFEDNKDNEDEILKAQGADPDSVYGFGHNPLFKDMIDAINNDRDPLVSGEEGKKGMSIILAAYKSRLTGMPVKFPMESFSTMEMVNVEKLHRK
- a CDS encoding acyltransferase, with product MENYISDKAKIGSNVNLGRFVVIEDDVILGENCIIGHNVIIHKGSRVGNNVRIDDNTVVGKQPMRAVNSIFKDEKEFPGAKIGEGCLIGAGVIVYCGCEIGEKTLIADLATVRENVTIGSKTIIGRGVAVENFCKVGSNCKLETNVYLTAYSEVEDNVFIAPGVVTSNDNFAARSKERYNHFKGVTVKKGGRIGAQATILPGKIINEDAFVAAGSVVTKDVQKEIIVAGNPAKELRKVPEDQLLKNQ
- the wecB gene encoding non-hydrolyzing UDP-N-acetylglucosamine 2-epimerase, coding for MKILTVVGARPQFIKAAAVSNIIRKEHQEVLVHTGQHYDENMSKVFFDELKIPKPDYNLEVGSGNHGHQTGTMLIKLEEIYQKENPDLVLVYGDTNSTLAGALCASKLLIPVAHIEAGLRSFNKNMPEEQNRILTDHISKYLFVPTISAVNNLNNEGIKNSVYNVGDVMFDAVLNFKKLAKQKDIILDQIGVEKDKFILTTIHRAENTNDINRLKNIVQALNECGKNVVLPLHPRTKKYMSDYGLSFNKNIKVIEPIGYLEMINLEMNSEKIVTDSGGVQKEAFFMKKPCITMRDETEWVETVENGWNRVVGTDKSKILDNIINFYPQNQQEEIFGDGHAAEKILEVLNL